The DNA region ACCATCCCGATGACCATCCCGTCATTTGAGGACATTTCAGCGCCTGAAATATTTGAAAAAATTTCTAACTATGAAAAAGGGTTAGTATTAGTAACAGGGCCGACCGGTTCAGGGAAATCGACGACTTTGGCTGCTATGGTTGACTACATAAATCGTAACCATAAAAAGCACATTCTCACCATTGAAGATCCAATAGAGTTTACCCACCCAAATAAAAAGTGTTTGGTCAACCAACGTGAAGTACATCGTGATACGCATAGTTTTGAAGCATCATTACGTTCGGCTTTACGTGAAGATCCTGATGTAATTCTGGTTGGAGAACTGCGTGATAAAGAAACCATTAGTCTTGCATTGACTGCAGCCGAGACTGGGCACTTGGTATTTGGCACTTTGCACACCAGTTCAGCAGCAAAAACCATCGATCGTATTATTGATGTTTTTCCTGGCGCAGATAAAGATATGGTGCGTTCAATGATGTCTGAGTCTCTACGGGCTGTTATTGCACAAAAATTGTTGAAGCGTAATGGTGGCGGTCGAGTCGCTTGTCATGAAGTGATGATTGCGACACCAGCTATCCGTAACTTGATTCGTGAAGATAAAGTCGCGCAAATGTTATCTATGATCCAAACCGGCTCAGCGACCGGAATGCAAACGATGGAGCAAGCGGCTCGCCAGTTATTGATGCAAGGTTTGGTTGATCAAGAAGAAGTGCAGCAAAAAATTGAAACGTTGGCATCGCCATATTAATTGAGATAAGACAAAAGGAAATGCGTGAATGCAACTCTCTCAAGTTTTAGAAATCATGGTGTCATCAAAAGCGTCGGATATTTATCTTACCGTGGATGCGCCTTGTTTATTTCGTATTAACGGTGAACTGAAAGCACATGGTGAAAAACTCGATAAAGGTGGAGTCGAAGCCCTGTTGTTTGAAATGATGGACGCCGACCGTCTCACTGAATTTCAAAACCAACATGAAGCTAACTTTGCAATTATGCGCCCAAGTGGGCGGTTTAGGGTGAGCGCTTTTTTCCAACGGGAGCTTCCAGGTGCGGTGATTCGACGTATCGAAACCCGTATTCCAAGTATGGATGAATTGCACTTACCTGAAGTGTTAAAAGAGTTAGCGACCTCAAAGCGCGGTTTGGTGCTGGTGGTTGGGGCGACAGGTTCGGGTAAATCGACATCAATGGCAGCCATGACTGGATATCGAAATCTGAACCAAACTGGGCATATTCTTACCGTAGAAGACCCGATTGAATTTGTGCATGAGCATAAAAAGTGCATTGTTACTCAACGTGAAGTGGGTTTAGATACAGAAAGTTATGAAGTGGCATTAAAGAACTCGCTTCGCCAAGCACCGGATATGATTTTGATTGGTGAAATTCGTAGCCGCGATACCATGGAATATGCCATGACCTTTGCCGAAACTGGGCATTTGTGCATGGCTACTCTGCATGCCAATAATGCCAACCAAGCATTAGAGCGCATATTGCACTTGGTTCCGAAAGATCAAAAAGAGCAGTTTTTATTTGATTTATCTATGAACCTAAAAGGGGTCGTAGCCCAACAATTGGTTCGTGACAAAAATGGTCATGGTCGCCATGGTGTGTTTGAAGTTTTGCTTAATACTCCTCGCGTTTCAGATTTGATTCGTCGAGGTGATTTACATGAGTTAAAACCAACAATGATGCGTTCAAAAGAGTCGGGTATGCAAACCTTTGATCAAGCATTATTTGATTTACTCAAAGCTGATAAAATTTCATTGGATGATGCGATGCACAGTGCTGATTCTGCTAATGATTTACGTTTAATGCTTAAGTCGACGGGGGATTCATCCTTTGAAAGCAACAAGCTAAAAGGTATTAAGATTGATATGTAATGGTTAATATTAGGGGTAGATAACAACCATA from Vibrio casei includes:
- a CDS encoding type IV pilus twitching motility protein PilT encodes the protein MDIAELLDFSVKHNASDLHLSAGVPPMLRIDGDMRKLEMDAFNHAEVHALIFDIMNDAQRSEYEEKLEIDFSFELPNVGRFRVNAFNQSRGCAAVFRTIPMTIPSFEDISAPEIFEKISNYEKGLVLVTGPTGSGKSTTLAAMVDYINRNHKKHILTIEDPIEFTHPNKKCLVNQREVHRDTHSFEASLRSALREDPDVILVGELRDKETISLALTAAETGHLVFGTLHTSSAAKTIDRIIDVFPGADKDMVRSMMSESLRAVIAQKLLKRNGGGRVACHEVMIATPAIRNLIREDKVAQMLSMIQTGSATGMQTMEQAARQLLMQGLVDQEEVQQKIETLASPY
- a CDS encoding PilT/PilU family type 4a pilus ATPase → MQLSQVLEIMVSSKASDIYLTVDAPCLFRINGELKAHGEKLDKGGVEALLFEMMDADRLTEFQNQHEANFAIMRPSGRFRVSAFFQRELPGAVIRRIETRIPSMDELHLPEVLKELATSKRGLVLVVGATGSGKSTSMAAMTGYRNLNQTGHILTVEDPIEFVHEHKKCIVTQREVGLDTESYEVALKNSLRQAPDMILIGEIRSRDTMEYAMTFAETGHLCMATLHANNANQALERILHLVPKDQKEQFLFDLSMNLKGVVAQQLVRDKNGHGRHGVFEVLLNTPRVSDLIRRGDLHELKPTMMRSKESGMQTFDQALFDLLKADKISLDDAMHSADSANDLRLMLKSTGDSSFESNKLKGIKIDM